One genomic region from Motacilla alba alba isolate MOTALB_02 chromosome 5, Motacilla_alba_V1.0_pri, whole genome shotgun sequence encodes:
- the LOC119701125 gene encoding translation initiation factor IF-2-like, producing MTPTLPVTRTPSPCPQPVPRVPSPPRVKVLCLPLSVCGRAAVPRAHAGHTSGTARGTGPGVGPAPARPPAQALAPERGPAGHGARGTATPSRPRRSLTLGAGAAGSAAGRGDGPRPASDRGAGREGGGLPFGVGRVNICRKPGRLFHLAEAQGFGEGAWVRRAARGCPGKGAKSGARCARSPLDCRIRYPAAAAVSHPRPRQRQPRRGVGSQTSRGAEPPLSSDEPGGAASASRVRARREPRLCRRGGVRHPCGGDGGDGAGGGSGGGQPLGGRAGEKYRCKIRTWVNERR from the exons ATGACACCGACGCTGCCCGTCACTCGGACACCgagtccctgtccccagcctgtgccccgcgtcccctccccgccccgcgtTAAGGTTCTGTGTTTGCCTTTGTCCGTGTGCGGGCGGGCGGCTGTCCCCCGGGCACACGCCGGACACACCTCGGGGACAGCGCGGGGCACAGGGCCGGGGgtcggcccggccccggcccgcccgcccgcTCAAGCCCTGGCGCcggagcgcggccccgccgggcacGGGGCGCGAGGGACGGCCACCCCCTCCCGGCCCCGACGGTCACTTACGTTGGGGGCGGGTGCCGCCGGGAGCGCTGCCGGCCGCGGGGACGGACCCCGGCCCGCCTCCGACAGGGGTGCCGGCCGGGAGGGGGGCGGCCTCCCGTTCGGTGTCGGAAGGGTGAATATTTGCCGGAAACCCGGGCGTTTATTCCACTTGGCAGAAGCGCAGGGGTTCGGGGAGGGGGCATGGGTGCGACGGGCGGCACGCGGGTGCCCGGGGAAGGGGGCGAAGAGCGGGGCCCGATGTGCCCGCTCGCCGCTCGACTGTCGGATCCGCTACCCGGCGGCTGCCGCCGTGAGTCACCCCCGGCCGCGGCAGCGTCAGCCTCGCCGCGGCGTTGGCAGCCAGACGAGCCgcggcgcggagccgccgctgTCCTCGGATGAACCCGGCGGGGCTGCCAGCGCCAGCCGAGTGCGCGCGAGGCGAGAGCCGAGGCTGTGCCGGCGCGGCGGCGTGCGACACCCCTGCGGCGGGGATGGCGGAgacggggcggggggcgggagcgggggggGGCAGCCCCTCGGCGGCCGGGCCGGAGAG AAATACAGATGCAAAATAAGGACGTGGGTAAATGAGAGAAGATAA